A region from the Sandaracinus amylolyticus genome encodes:
- a CDS encoding tRNA dihydrouridine synthase has translation MSAQFDFDAYFRSKPAILAPMEDVTDAVFRKICRDRGADLCFTEFVNVEGLLRGCKNAAHKIDLEPGDHPTVIQIYGADAERLAEAAEVAERAQPVWIDVNCGCWVPKIARRGAGAGWLRDPDAMVAMAKMLVERVSLPVTVKTRIGYEGEVHAGTGMIVGTASPENPPILELARRLEDVGVRALTLHCRTARMGHSGQADWSWARRVREVVSMPVLVNGDVKSADDAERAMRETGCEGVMIGRHAIDHPWIFREVRARLDRGETVAPPTIVERFATCREHLAAMVAERGEARAVRAMRRYYPGYLHGVHGGAVARRELNTTDTVEGVLALFERLEARARLESPAAAA, from the coding sequence ATGTCCGCGCAGTTCGACTTCGACGCCTACTTCCGCTCCAAGCCCGCCATCCTCGCGCCGATGGAGGACGTGACGGACGCGGTGTTCCGCAAGATCTGTCGCGATCGCGGCGCGGACCTCTGCTTCACCGAGTTCGTGAACGTCGAGGGGCTGCTCCGCGGGTGCAAGAACGCGGCGCACAAGATCGATCTCGAGCCGGGCGACCACCCGACCGTCATCCAGATCTACGGCGCGGATGCCGAGCGCCTCGCCGAAGCGGCCGAGGTCGCCGAGCGCGCGCAGCCGGTCTGGATCGACGTGAACTGCGGGTGCTGGGTCCCGAAGATCGCGCGTCGCGGCGCGGGCGCGGGGTGGCTGCGCGATCCCGACGCGATGGTCGCGATGGCGAAGATGCTCGTCGAGCGCGTGTCGCTGCCGGTGACGGTGAAGACGCGCATCGGGTACGAGGGCGAGGTCCACGCGGGCACCGGGATGATCGTGGGCACTGCGTCTCCGGAGAATCCGCCGATCCTCGAGCTCGCGCGTCGCCTCGAGGACGTCGGAGTGCGCGCGCTGACGCTGCACTGCCGGACTGCGCGCATGGGGCACTCGGGCCAGGCGGACTGGAGCTGGGCGCGCCGGGTGCGCGAGGTCGTCTCGATGCCGGTGCTGGTCAACGGCGACGTGAAGAGCGCGGACGACGCCGAGCGCGCGATGCGCGAGACCGGGTGCGAGGGCGTGATGATCGGTCGTCACGCGATCGACCATCCCTGGATCTTCCGGGAGGTCCGGGCTCGCCTGGATCGCGGGGAAACGGTCGCGCCCCCGACGATCGTCGAGCGCTTCGCGACCTGTCGCGAGCACCTGGCCGCGATGGTGGCCGAGCGCGGTGAGGCGCGCGCCGTGCGCGCGATGCGGCGTTATTACCCGGGCTATCTGCACGGGGTGCACGGTGGCGCAGTCGCCCGTCGCGAGCTGAACACGACGGACACCGTCGAGGGCGTGCTCGCGCTGTTCGAGCGGCTCGAGGCGCGCGCGCGGCTCGAATCGCCCGCCGCCGCGGCCTGA
- a CDS encoding beta-ketoacyl-ACP synthase, translating to MGFTPLPITAWSAVNALGTTTRDVLASLDAGRTGLAPPPFELPFPTFVGATPDPLPPLPRGQEAYDCRLARLGMLALDDVKDAVDRSIARWGAKRVAILIGTSTGGLDATELAFRHWVTEGRLPESFSLRTQHGFDALGELYARVTGIEGPTYVVSTACSSSGKVHASAARLIRAGLVDAALVGGIDSLCRMTLHGFKGLGILSEQRCRPFAKGRDGINIGEGAALMLLERDDAHQVSDPLRVHLLGVGESSDAYNMSSPEPQGRGAREAMQRAMEQAGMLPEHVDHLNAHGTATQQNDMSESLAIASLFGDRVPVVSTKGYTGHLLGAAGATEGVFAIHAVRTQRLPRALGSEELDPEIRIQVPLEGPERSIKRVLSNSFAFGGSNVCLAIGIPMERVS from the coding sequence ATGGGATTCACCCCTCTACCCATCACCGCCTGGAGCGCCGTCAACGCGCTGGGCACCACGACGCGCGACGTGCTGGCCAGCCTCGACGCGGGCAGGACCGGTCTCGCCCCGCCGCCCTTCGAGCTGCCGTTCCCCACGTTCGTGGGCGCCACGCCGGACCCGCTCCCGCCGCTCCCGCGCGGTCAGGAGGCGTACGACTGCCGGCTCGCGCGGCTCGGCATGCTCGCGCTCGACGACGTGAAGGACGCGGTGGATCGCTCGATCGCGCGCTGGGGCGCCAAACGCGTCGCGATCCTGATCGGGACCAGCACCGGCGGGCTCGACGCCACCGAGCTCGCGTTCCGCCACTGGGTCACCGAAGGCCGTCTTCCCGAGAGCTTCTCGCTGCGCACCCAGCACGGCTTCGACGCGCTCGGCGAGCTCTACGCGCGCGTGACCGGCATCGAAGGTCCGACCTACGTCGTGAGCACCGCGTGCTCGTCGAGCGGCAAGGTGCACGCGTCCGCGGCGCGCCTCATCCGCGCCGGGCTCGTCGACGCCGCGCTCGTCGGCGGCATCGACTCGCTCTGCCGCATGACGCTCCACGGCTTCAAGGGCCTCGGGATCCTCAGCGAGCAGCGGTGCCGCCCGTTCGCGAAGGGGCGCGACGGCATCAACATCGGTGAGGGCGCCGCGCTCATGCTCCTCGAGCGCGACGACGCGCATCAGGTCTCGGATCCGCTGCGCGTGCACCTGCTCGGCGTCGGCGAGTCGAGCGACGCGTACAACATGAGCTCGCCCGAGCCCCAGGGACGCGGCGCGCGCGAGGCGATGCAGCGCGCGATGGAGCAGGCGGGCATGCTCCCCGAGCACGTCGATCACCTCAACGCGCACGGCACGGCGACGCAGCAGAACGACATGTCCGAGTCGCTCGCGATCGCTTCGCTCTTCGGGGATCGCGTCCCGGTCGTGTCGACCAAGGGCTACACCGGCCATCTTCTCGGCGCCGCGGGCGCGACCGAGGGCGTGTTCGCGATCCACGCCGTGCGCACCCAGCGGCTCCCGCGCGCGCTCGGCTCGGAGGAGCTCGACCCCGAGATCCGCATCCAGGTGCCGCTCGAAGGCCCGGAGCGCTCGATCAAGCGCGTGCTGAGCAACTCGTTCGCGTTCGGCGGCAGCAACGTGTGCCTCGCGATCGGGATCCCGATGGAGCGCGTCTCGTGA
- a CDS encoding beta-ketoacyl synthase chain length factor, which produces MRPLYLTGISLWSPGYRDLAAFVDDARDASVTDCSARWVPPRLARGTSRLTRMLGEAAAAACEAGGADPRTVATIYTSGYGEIETMIVQLQTIFAGDGQLSPMRFKNSVHNSASGLGSIGQGNQGFSTAIAAGDRSVEAALIETWTLLDERGGDAVISAADDALPAPLDAQCAREGLAIGLCLASEQPARGALAILDGLRMDDEALPLPDAFRGRALSRELATNPVATVLPLIDAVLERREGRVPLAFGVARPWSMHVRPLAPVRT; this is translated from the coding sequence GTGAGGCCGCTCTATCTCACCGGGATCTCGCTCTGGTCGCCGGGGTACCGCGATCTCGCGGCGTTCGTCGACGACGCGCGCGATGCGAGCGTGACCGACTGCAGCGCGCGATGGGTGCCGCCGCGCCTGGCCCGCGGGACCTCGCGCCTCACGCGCATGCTCGGCGAAGCGGCCGCGGCGGCGTGCGAGGCGGGCGGCGCGGATCCCAGGACGGTCGCGACGATCTACACGTCGGGCTACGGCGAGATCGAGACGATGATCGTCCAGCTGCAGACGATCTTCGCGGGCGACGGACAGCTCTCGCCGATGCGGTTCAAGAACAGCGTGCACAACTCGGCGAGCGGCCTCGGCTCGATCGGTCAGGGCAACCAGGGGTTCTCGACTGCGATCGCCGCCGGTGATCGCAGCGTCGAGGCCGCGCTGATCGAGACCTGGACGCTGCTCGACGAGCGCGGCGGCGACGCGGTGATCAGCGCCGCCGACGACGCGCTGCCGGCGCCGCTCGACGCGCAGTGCGCGCGCGAAGGGCTCGCGATCGGGCTCTGCCTCGCGAGCGAGCAGCCCGCGCGCGGCGCGCTCGCGATCCTCGACGGACTGCGCATGGACGACGAGGCGCTCCCGCTGCCCGACGCGTTCCGCGGCCGCGCGCTCTCGCGCGAGCTCGCGACGAACCCCGTCGCGACGGTGCTCCCGCTGATCGACGCGGTGCTCGAGCGTCGCGAAGGGCGCGTGCCGCTCGCGTTCGGCGTGGCGCGCCCGTGGTCGATGCACGTGCGCCCGCTCGCGCCCGTGCGTACGTGA
- a CDS encoding NAD(P)/FAD-dependent oxidoreductase: protein MQHDVIVIGGGPSGSTTANLLAQAGFRVLVLEREVFPRFHIGESLLPCDLEVFRRLGVDPDQHGFLYKAGAEFLDERIGGHTEYLFADALPGTADHAYQVERAKFDHVLLQRAEEVGAEVHQGERALEIAIEADRVLVKSDRASYEARYLVDATGQDAVLGRRAKTTKQLVDFGLAATFSHFEELDPAIDRELCETTKGNIKVLFVDDGWCWAIPLGGRRISIGLVSRRKGIQSAWLEETIARSPFLSRVTKGATRHRRPGMLASFSFHNEKQHGARWSCTGDAACFLDPVFSSGVSLGMVGASHLVDALVAALREGREADPALMDAHAKHVGHAYDVFATLINSFYHTGLLHGLFFAPEQDPMLRKGLTSVLAGDVWRDDNPFQQKLMSSKRRVISLPPTVNGPA, encoded by the coding sequence ATGCAGCACGACGTCATCGTGATCGGCGGTGGTCCCTCCGGGTCGACCACCGCGAACCTCCTCGCCCAGGCGGGCTTCCGCGTGCTGGTGCTCGAGCGCGAGGTGTTCCCGCGCTTCCACATCGGCGAGAGCCTCCTGCCCTGTGACCTCGAGGTGTTCCGCCGGCTCGGCGTCGATCCCGACCAGCACGGCTTCCTCTACAAAGCGGGCGCCGAGTTCCTCGACGAGCGCATCGGCGGCCACACCGAGTACCTCTTCGCCGACGCGCTGCCCGGCACCGCGGATCACGCGTACCAGGTCGAGCGCGCGAAGTTCGATCACGTGCTGCTCCAGCGCGCCGAGGAAGTCGGCGCCGAGGTGCACCAGGGCGAGCGCGCGCTCGAGATCGCGATCGAGGCCGATCGTGTGCTCGTGAAGAGCGATCGCGCGAGCTACGAGGCGCGTTATCTCGTCGACGCGACGGGCCAGGACGCGGTGCTCGGCCGTCGCGCCAAGACGACGAAGCAGCTCGTCGACTTCGGTCTCGCCGCGACGTTCTCGCACTTCGAGGAGCTCGATCCCGCGATCGATCGCGAGCTCTGCGAGACGACGAAGGGCAACATCAAGGTCCTCTTCGTCGACGACGGCTGGTGCTGGGCGATCCCGCTCGGCGGTCGTCGCATCTCGATCGGGCTCGTCTCGCGCCGCAAGGGCATCCAGAGCGCGTGGCTCGAGGAGACGATCGCGCGCTCCCCGTTCCTCTCGCGCGTCACGAAGGGCGCGACGCGCCACCGTCGCCCCGGGATGCTCGCGAGCTTCTCGTTCCACAACGAGAAGCAGCACGGCGCGCGATGGTCGTGCACCGGTGATGCGGCCTGTTTCCTCGACCCGGTGTTCTCGAGCGGCGTGTCGCTCGGCATGGTCGGCGCGTCGCACCTCGTCGACGCGCTCGTCGCCGCGCTGCGCGAAGGGCGCGAGGCCGATCCCGCGCTGATGGACGCGCACGCGAAGCACGTGGGGCACGCCTACGACGTCTTCGCGACGCTGATCAACAGCTTCTATCACACGGGTCTGCTGCACGGGCTCTTCTTCGCGCCCGAGCAGGACCCGATGCTGCGCAAGGGGCTCACGAGCGTGCTCGCGGGCGACGTGTGGCGCGACGACAACCCGTTCCAGCAGAAGCTCATGAGCAGCAAGCGCCGCGTGATCTCGCTGCCGCCCACGGTGAACGGTCCGGCTTGA
- a CDS encoding phosphopantetheine-binding protein has translation MEQQIKELIVEALMLDDVRPEDIDSDAPLFVTGLGLDSIDALELAMAIDKKFGVRIRADDEQNKHIFANVKNLAGYVQQHKSK, from the coding sequence CTGGAACAGCAGATCAAGGAGCTGATCGTCGAGGCCCTGATGCTCGACGACGTGCGTCCCGAGGACATCGACAGCGACGCGCCGCTCTTCGTGACCGGCCTCGGCCTCGACTCGATCGACGCGCTCGAGCTCGCGATGGCGATCGACAAGAAGTTCGGCGTTCGCATCCGCGCCGACGACGAGCAGAACAAGCACATCTTCGCGAACGTGAAGAACCTCGCGGGGTACGTGCAGCAGCACAAGTCGAAGTGA
- a CDS encoding class I adenylate-forming enzyme family protein yields MTHSLPALLGRHQAHDPVTTGPEPRSAARFWADVRAIAAHLPELGRGDRGGRSELVLVCHDRYLFAASMLAAWERGYVVALPPNAQPAMVTALRKSGTVQTVLHDVDDMAGLDVRAIVASRPEPNGEVYAPPAPLASDRRIVVVYTSGTTGAPTACPKTAGQLVGEARTLARTFAIGRGDRVLATVPPHHIYGLLFGVLVPLVSGASFARETVLHAEPLAELIARDQTRVLVSVPAHLRALRVLEPGRIEGVARVFSSGAPLPADTSEDLRERFGWSVTEVLGSSETGGIAWRDRAGAPWTPLEGVKVREGEGGRMLIDSPFLDPGVSRPYVGGDRVAVLDEGRFHHLGRVDGVLKVGSTRVSIAELEARLLAIPGVSDAAALAIEVGGARGWESWAAVVAPDHTAQTIRAALLPWLDPVVIPRRIRIVDALPRDPGTGKLRRESLRALFQSE; encoded by the coding sequence GTGACCCACTCGCTCCCGGCGCTGCTCGGACGCCATCAGGCGCACGACCCCGTCACGACCGGTCCCGAGCCCCGCAGCGCCGCGCGCTTCTGGGCCGACGTGCGCGCGATCGCAGCGCACCTGCCCGAGCTCGGGCGCGGCGATCGCGGTGGGCGCAGCGAGCTCGTGCTCGTCTGCCACGATCGCTATCTGTTCGCGGCGTCGATGCTCGCGGCGTGGGAGCGCGGCTACGTCGTCGCGCTGCCGCCGAACGCGCAGCCCGCGATGGTCACCGCGCTGCGCAAGAGCGGCACCGTGCAGACCGTGCTGCACGACGTCGACGACATGGCGGGCCTCGACGTGCGCGCGATCGTGGCGTCGCGCCCCGAGCCGAACGGCGAGGTCTACGCGCCGCCCGCGCCGCTCGCGAGCGATCGCCGCATCGTCGTCGTCTACACGTCGGGCACCACCGGTGCGCCGACCGCGTGCCCGAAGACCGCGGGCCAGCTCGTCGGCGAAGCGCGCACCCTCGCGCGCACCTTCGCGATCGGCCGCGGGGATCGCGTGCTCGCGACGGTGCCGCCGCACCACATCTACGGCTTGCTCTTCGGCGTGCTGGTGCCGCTGGTGTCGGGCGCGTCGTTCGCGCGCGAGACCGTGCTCCACGCCGAGCCGCTCGCCGAGCTGATCGCGCGCGATCAGACGCGCGTGCTCGTCAGCGTGCCCGCGCACCTGCGCGCGCTGCGCGTGCTCGAGCCGGGCCGCATCGAGGGCGTCGCGCGCGTCTTCAGCTCGGGCGCGCCGCTGCCCGCCGACACCTCCGAGGATCTGCGCGAGCGCTTCGGGTGGAGCGTCACCGAGGTGCTCGGCTCGAGCGAGACCGGCGGCATCGCGTGGCGTGATCGTGCCGGGGCGCCGTGGACGCCGCTCGAGGGCGTGAAGGTGCGCGAAGGCGAGGGCGGTCGGATGCTGATCGACTCGCCGTTCCTCGACCCCGGCGTGTCGCGCCCGTACGTCGGCGGCGATCGTGTCGCGGTGCTCGACGAAGGGCGCTTCCACCACCTCGGTCGCGTCGACGGAGTGCTCAAGGTCGGCAGCACGCGCGTGTCGATCGCGGAGCTCGAGGCGCGCCTGCTCGCGATCCCCGGCGTGTCCGACGCGGCCGCGCTCGCGATCGAGGTCGGCGGTGCGCGCGGCTGGGAGAGCTGGGCCGCGGTCGTCGCGCCCGATCACACCGCGCAGACGATCCGCGCCGCGCTCCTGCCGTGGCTCGATCCGGTGGTGATCCCGCGGCGCATCCGCATCGTCGACGCGCTCCCGCGCGACCCCGGCACGGGCAAGCTCCGCCGCGAGTCCCTGAGAGCGCTCTTCCAGTCGGAATAG
- a CDS encoding DUF1266 domain-containing protein, translating to MDARILVEVTVALVVSSIAGAIAFVSRLSYAGTGRWLVARFDVLKPLGELAASSNDGSALPRALDAWARCAIAPIMGDDEWLASLPGETRVMLARWWRIANGHDAVARVQALLATRCCAWDRVRAIHVVIAANRAGYVTREYTRSAVLHACRELQAAYPSFDAIASEYLVARRRWAQLPADGSGDDASQQRCVANVATFQRRDWDAVPFHLFLCA from the coding sequence ATGGACGCCAGGATCTTGGTCGAGGTCACGGTCGCGCTCGTCGTGTCGAGCATCGCGGGCGCGATCGCGTTCGTCTCGCGGCTGAGCTACGCGGGCACCGGTCGCTGGCTCGTCGCGCGCTTCGACGTGCTGAAGCCGCTCGGCGAGCTCGCGGCGAGCTCGAACGACGGCTCGGCGCTGCCGCGCGCGCTCGATGCGTGGGCGCGCTGCGCGATCGCGCCGATCATGGGCGACGACGAGTGGCTCGCGTCGTTGCCGGGCGAGACGCGGGTGATGCTCGCGCGCTGGTGGCGGATCGCGAACGGCCACGACGCCGTCGCGCGCGTGCAGGCGCTGCTCGCGACGCGATGCTGCGCGTGGGATCGAGTGCGCGCGATCCACGTCGTGATCGCGGCGAACCGCGCGGGCTACGTGACGCGGGAGTACACGCGCAGCGCGGTGCTGCACGCGTGCCGCGAGCTCCAGGCGGCGTATCCGTCGTTCGATGCGATCGCGTCGGAGTACCTCGTCGCGCGGCGGCGCTGGGCGCAGCTGCCCGCGGACGGCTCGGGCGACGACGCGTCCCAGCAGCGGTGCGTCGCGAACGTCGCGACGTTCCAGCGGCGCGACTGGGACGCCGTGCCCTTCCACCTGTTCTTGTGCGCGTGA